A single region of the Sorghum bicolor cultivar BTx623 chromosome 9, Sorghum_bicolor_NCBIv3, whole genome shotgun sequence genome encodes:
- the LOC8068686 gene encoding zinc finger MYM-type protein 1, producing the protein MVAPNIQKDIANCFSEVIVNSIIKEIRGDVFCLLVDESADVSDKEQMAVVLRYVDKCGVLKERLIGVVHVAETTSACLKSNIDSLFEKYKLRWKQVRGQGYDGASNMRGEFNGLRALIMRENRSAYYVHCFAHQLQLVIVAVAKKNDDISDFFDMISLLLNVAGASCKREDMIRQSQQERVKKAIGSGQISTGTGLNQEQSLQRPGDTRWCSHYKTLKSLNSLFPSVIEVLQYVEKDGPNDKKKRQARGLLDYLKDFDFVFHLHLMLMVLGHANSLSLCLQRKDQDILEAMSEVKSTKQKFQQIRDDGWKSLLESIYSFCEEHSIPKLDMEEEYIDRHKPRKKTNRTNYQHYRWDCLNSVLDLLLIEFNDRFGETNSNLLTYMATFSPKDSFADFKLESLIELAKLYPDDFNSDELKDLAHDLPIYMDNIKVDERFSGLSTITELAKLIVDTKKHLAFPLVYRLLKLVLVLPIATASVERCFSAMKTVKTLSRNRIGNKFMNDCIICFVEPAFLATIPDKVIIDRFQKMENRNRKMLL; encoded by the exons ATGGTGGCTCCAAATATTCAGAAGGACATTGCTAATTGCTTTTCAGAG GTCATAGTGAATTCTATAATCAAAGAAATTCGTGGTGATGTGTTTTGCTTGTTGGTTGATGAATCAGCTGATGTTTCAGATAAGGAACAAATGGCTGTTGTTTTGCGGTATGTTGATAAATGTGGAGTACTCAAAGAAAGACTTATTGGTGTTGTTCATGTTGCTGAGACGACATCTGCATGTCTCAAATCTAATATTGATAGTTTGTTTGAAAAGTATAAATTGAGATGGAAACAAGTGAGAGGCCAAGGTTATGATGGAGCAAGCAACATGAGAGGTGAGTTCAATGGACTAAGAGCTTTGATTATGAGAGAGAACAGGTCAGCATATTATGTCCATTGCTTCGCCCACCAACTTCAGTTAGTCATAGTGGCAGTCGCTAAAAAGAATGATGACATTAGTGATTTCTTTGATATGATATCTCTTCTTCTTAATGTTGCTGGTGCTTCTTGTAAGAGAGAAGACATGATACGACAAAGTCAACAAGAGAGAGTGAAGAAAGCAATAGGTAGTGGACAGATTTCTACTGGAACAGGACTGAACCAGGAACAATCTCTTCAAAGACCTGGCGACACTAGGTGGTGCTCTCATTATAAGACCCTTAAGAGTCTTAACAGCTTGTTCCCTTCTGTTATTGAAGTTCTGCAGTATGTTGAAAAAGATGGCCCAAATGATAAGAAGAAACGTCAAGCTCGTGGCCTACTAGATTATCTTAAGGATTTTGATTTTGTGTTTCATTTACACTTGATGTTGATGGTCCTGGGACATGCAAATTCTCTATCACTTTGTTTGCAAAGGAAAGATCAGGATATATTGGAGGCCATGTCAGAGGTAAAGTCAACCAAGCAAAAATTTCAGCAAATTAGAGATGATGGTTGGAAATCTTTATTGGAAAGCATATATTCTTTTTGTGAAGAACATAGTATTCCTAAGTTGGATATGGAAGAAGAGTATATTGATCGCCATAAACCAAGAAAAAAGACAAACCGAACCAATTACCAGCACTATAGATGGGATTGCTTGAATTCAGTTCTTGACTTGCTACTTATCGAGTTCAATGATCGATTTGGTGAAACAAATTCTAATCTGCTTACTTACATGGCTACTTTTAGTCCCAAAGATTCTTTTGCTGATTTCAAATTGGAGAGCTTGATAGAATTAGCTAAGCTGTATCCTGATGATTTCAATTCTGATGAGTTGAAGGATCTTGCTCATGATCTTCCTATTTACATGGACAATATTAAAGTTGATGAAAGGTTTTCTGGACTGAGCACCATTACTGAACTTGCCAAGCTGATAGTGGATACAAAGAAACATCTGGCTTTTCCTTTGGTCTATCGGCTTCTAAAGCTAGTACTTGTTTTACCTATAGCCACAGCATCTGTAGAGAGGTGCTTCTCAGCAATGAAAACAGTGAAGACTTTATCACGCAACCGTATTGGCAACAAGTTTATGAATGACTGCATCATTTGCTTTGTTGAGCCTGCCTTTCTAGCAACAATCCCAGACAAAGTTATAATAGATCGCTTTCAAAAGATGGAAAACCGCAACCGCAAAATGCTTTTATAA